In Triticum aestivum cultivar Chinese Spring chromosome 5B, IWGSC CS RefSeq v2.1, whole genome shotgun sequence, the following proteins share a genomic window:
- the LOC123117285 gene encoding uncharacterized protein has protein sequence MPPPVLMDDLVEEVLLRLPPDEPACLVRASAVCKPWRRILAGQRFRRRYREFHRTPPVLGLFERNGRFVPTSDLFPAKHDHSDWFVTDCRHGRALAIIIKSLAVFDPITGQRRRVPWPRPVDQLTHFSAAVLCAAQGCDHRSCQGGHFFVAFVTTRKEVSLGWLYSSETRVWSNLTPVHHPNVKSTSAIAVHSVLLGDAIYFNADSIIECQLGTRCLSMFEKPIDDSGSLMMAEDGRLGFAAVVEKHRVIDLKLLLPEGALSIPTFQDGVSGIAEGTQVIFVSTCVGSYMVDLKSLQVRMVSRPCKRIFPYMSFYIPAMEAACTGQGQ, from the exons atgcCGCCGCCGGTGCTGATGGACGACCTCGTTGAGGAGGTTCTCCTCCGCCTTCCGCCCGACGAGCCCGCCTGCCTCGTGCGCGCCTCCGCCGTCTGCAAGCCATGGCGCCGCATCCTCGCCGGCCAGCGCTTTCGCCGCCGCTACCGGGAGTTCCATCGGACACCTCCCGTCCTGGGACTCTTCGAAAGGAATGGGCGTTTCGTCCCCACCTCCGACCTCTTCCCTGCCAAGCACGACCACTCCGACTGGTTTGTCACAGACTGCCGCCACGGCCGCGCCCTCGCCATCATCATCAAATCCCTCGCCGTCTTCGACCCTATAACGGGCCAGCGGCGCCGCGTGCCCTGGCCCCGTCCCGTTGACCAGTTGACCCACTTCAGTGCGGCGGTGCTCTGTGCCGCACAAGGCTGCGACCACCGCAGTTGTCAAGGAGGGCATTTCTTTGTGGCCTTTGTGACCACTAGGAAAGAAGTCTCATTGGGCTGGCTGTACTCATCGGAGACTCGCGTGTGGAGCAACCTCACCCCTGTTCATCACCCCAACGTCAAGTCTACCTCTGCCATTGCTGTGCATAGCGTCCTTTTGGGCGATGCAATCTACTTCAATGCGGATAGCATCATCGAGTGCCAACTTGGTACACGCTGTTTGTCGATGTTCGAGAAGCCAATCGATGACAGTGGGAGTCTCATGATGGCCGAAGACGGTAGGCTGGGATTCgctgcggtggtggaaaaacataGGGTAATCGATCTTAAGCTGCTGCTCCCTGAAGGGGCCCTCTCGATCCCAACATTTCAAGATGGGGTTAGCGGCATCGCTGAGGGCACCCAAGTCATTTTTGTGAGCACATGTGTTGGTTCCTACATGGTCGATCTCAAGTCTCTACAAGTCAGGATGGTGTCTCGTCCTTGCAAAAGAATCTTTCCCTACATGAGCTTCTACATCCCAG CAATGGAAGCAGCTTGTACGGGACAGGGGCAATGA
- the LOC123117286 gene encoding uncharacterized protein gives MGELAEDLFLRLSPELVEEVFFRLPPDEPACLVHASAVCKPWRRILADLGFRRRYYKFHGTPPVLGLFQQGDWLFREGARFVRTSALFPAQRDRPCWFAMDCRHGRALLASLGTTCHLMVLDSVTGHQRLVVSPCNRPVSFSAAVLCAAQGCDHHGCQGGHFRLAVVTTYQQHRVTSGWLYSSETRLWSELTSVHHPNVRCPYNLGAPSVLVGDALYFNVGGIVECQLGALRLSMLEKPVDGNGRLSMSHNPIDGIGTLMVKEDGRLGFAAVVDVTNLTLWLCETGPVGAIGWAKLRVIDLKTLLPTCEFSTSIRRSVGTCIGDHRRRGGHTNHFCESTCWFLYG, from the coding sequence atgGGCGAGCTCGCAGAGGATCTCTTCCTCCGCCTTTCGCCGGAGCTCGTCGAGGAGGTATTTTTCCGCCTTCCGCCGGACGAGCCCGCCTGCCTCGTACACGCCTCCGCCGTCTGCAAGCCCTGGCGCCGCATCCTCGCCGATCTGGGCTTTCGCCGCCGCTATTACAAGTTCCACGGAACACCTCCCGTCCTGGGGCTCTTCCAACAGGGCGACTGGCTCTTCCGGGAGGGAGCCCGCTTCGTTCGCACCTCCGCCCTCTTCCCTGCCCAGCGCGACCGGCCCTGCTGGTTTGCCATGGACTGCCGCCACGGGCGCGCCCTCTTGGCCAGCTTGGGCACCACCTGTCACCTCATGGTCTTGGACTCTGTGACGGGACACCAGCGCCTCGTGGTCTCGCCCTGTAACCGCCCGGTCAGCTTCAGTGCGGCGGTGCTCTGCGCCGCACAAGGCTGCGACCACCATGGTTGCCAAGGAGGGCATTTCCGTCTGGCCGTCGTCACCACCTATCAGCAGCATAGGGTCACATCGGGCTGGCTGTACTCGTCGGAGACTCGCCTGTGGAGCGAGCTCACCTCTGTTCATCACCCCAATGTCAGGTGTCCCTATAACTTGGGTGCGCCTAGCGTCCTTGTGGGCGATGCACTCTACTTCAACGTTGGTGGCATCGTGGAGTGTCAACTTGGTGCACTCAGGTTGTCAATGTTGGAGAAGCCGGTCGACGGCAATGGGCGCTTGTCAATGTCTCATAACCCGATTGATGGCATTGGGACTCTCATGGTGAAGGAAGACGGGCGACTGGGGTTTGCTGCCGTGGTGGATGTCACGAATCTAACCCTATGGTTGTGCGAGACCGGACCTGTGGGAGCTATTGGATGGGCAAAACTCAGGGTAATTGATCTTAAGACGCTGCTCCCAACATGTGAATTCAGCACTAGCATTAGGAGGTCGGTCGGTACATGCATTGGCGATCACCGGCGTCGCGGAGGGCACACAAATCATTTTTGTGAGAGCACATGTTGGTTCCTATATGGTTGA
- the LOC123117288 gene encoding uncharacterized protein, translating to MPPAAALMSDLVEDLFLRLSPELVEEVFFRLPPDEPACLVRASAVCKPWRRILADSGFRRRYRKFHGTPPVLGLFQRGDWLFQKGSRFVPTSALFPAQPDHPDCFAMDCRALFARIWDTSVLMVLDPVTGHQRLVTSPYTHPVSFSAAPVSFSAAVFCAGAAQGCDHHGCQAGHFRLAVVTTNDVQEVTSGWLYSSETRVWSQLTSLHHPNVRFTNSAAPSVLVGDALYFNLGGIIECQLGTVCLSMLEKPIDGNGTLMATQDGLLGFAAVVDAANLTLWSREAGPKGAMGWAKLRIIDLEALLPVGAMSLTLEFRRRVHALVTSGIAEGTQIIFVITRDGSYMVDLESGRVRPVSCLCRKIFPYMSFYIPAMEAACAGQEQ from the exons atgccgccggcggcggcgctgaTGAGCGACCTCGTAGAGGATCTGTTCCTCCGCCTTTCGCCGGAGCTCGTCGAGGAGGTGTTTTTCCGCCTCCCGCCGGACGAGCCCGCCTGTCTCGTCCGTGCCTCCGCCGTCTGCAAGCCCTGGCGCCGCATCCTCGCCGATTCGGGCTTTCGCCGCCGCTACCGCAAGTTCCACGGAACGCCTCCCGTCCTGGGGCTCTTCCAACGGGGCGACTGGCTCTTCCAAAAGGGATCCCGCTTCGTTCCCACCTCCGCCCTCTTCCCTGCCCAGCCTGACCATCCCGATTGCTTTGCCATGGACTGCCGCGCCCTCTTCGCCCGCATCTGGGACACCTCCGTCCTCATGGTCTTGGACCCTGTGACGGGCCACCAGCGCCTCGTGACCTCCCCCTATACTCACCCGGTCAGCTTCAGTGCGGCGCCGGTCAGCTTCAGTGCGGCGGTGTTCTGCGCCGGCGCCGCACAAGGCTGCGACCACCATGGTTGCCAAGCAGGGCACTTCCGTCTGGCCGTCGTGACCACCAATGATGTCCAAGAGGTCACATCGGGCTGGCTCTACTCGTCGGAGACTCGCGTGTGGAGCCAGCTCACCTCTCTTCATCACCCCAATGTCAGATTTACCAATTCAGCTGCGCCTAGCGTCCTTGTGGGTGATGCACTCTACTTCAACTTGGGCGGCATCATCGAGTGCCAACTTGGTACAGTCTGCTTGTCAATGTTGGAGAAGCCAATCGATGGCAATGGGACTCTCATGGCGACGCAAGACGGTCTGCTGGGATTCGCTGCCGTGGTGGATGCCGCAAATCTAACCCTTTGGTCGAGGGAGGCCGGACCCAAGGGAGCCATGGGATGGGCAAAACTCAGGATAATTGATCTTGAGGCGCTGCTCCCTGTTGGTGCCATGTCCCTAACATTGGAATTCAGGAGGCGGGTACATGCATTGGTGACCAGTGGCATCGCGGAGGGCACCCAAATCATTTTTGTGATAACTCGTGATGGTTCTTATATGGTTGATCTCGAGTCAGGTCGAGTCAGGCCCGTGTCTTGTCTTTGCAGAAAAATCTTTCCCTACATGAGCTTCTACATCCCAG CAATGGAAGCAGCTTGTGCTGGccaggagcagtga